From Penicillium psychrofluorescens genome assembly, chromosome: 1, one genomic window encodes:
- a CDS encoding uncharacterized protein (ID:PFLUO_000982-T1.cds;~source:funannotate) — protein MSQLKDYRLLCFDVYGTLIDWESGILSALQPLLSKSTTVFPNAHLLTLYDSLESAQQCKTPGMPYSQLLATIHPTLASQLGLPPPSPEESSAFGNSVGSWPAFPDTVDALRRLGKHYKLVVLSNVDRESFARSNEGSLQSVPFDLVITAQDVGSYKPDLRNFEYMIDKVKITFDIPQTAILQTAQSQFHDHQPAKKMGVKSVWIERPGATMGNRGKTEFDWRFDTLGEMADALEKELEQ, from the coding sequence ATGTCCCAGCTCAAAGACTACCGCCTCCTCTGCTTCGACGTCTACGGCACCCTAATAGACTGGGAATCCGGCATCCTCTCAGCCCTACAACCTCTCCTCTCGAAGAGCACCACCGTATTCCCCAACGCGCACCTGCTGACCCTCTACGACTCTCTCGAAAGCGCCCAGCAGTGCAAAACCCCCGGCATGCCCTACTCGCAGCTGCTAGCCACCATCCACCCAACCCTCGCCTCGCAACTAGGTCTCCCACCCCCCAGCCCCGAAGAAAGCAGCGCGTTTGGCAACTCCGTCGGCAGCTGGCCCGCCTTCCCAGACACGGTGGATGCGCTACGCCGACTGGGGAAACACTACAAACTTGTCGTGCTGTCCAATGTCGACAGGGAGTCCTTTGCGCGCTCGAATGAGGGTAGTTTGCAATCTGTGCCCTTTGATCTGGTCATCACGGCGCAGGATGTAGGGTCTTATAAACCTGATCTCCGGAATTTCGAGTATATGATTGACAAAGTAAAAATCACCTTTGATATTCCTCAGACAGCGATTCTGCAGACGGCGCAGAGCCAGTTTCATGATCATCagccggcgaagaagatgggagTTAAGTCTGTTTGGATTGAGCGGCCGGGGGCTACCATGGGGAATCGGGGGAAAACTGAGTTTGATTGGAGATTTGATACACTAGGGGAGATGGCAGATGCATTGGAGAAAGAATTGGAACAATAG
- a CDS encoding uncharacterized protein (ID:PFLUO_000980-T1.cds;~source:funannotate), which yields MTETTVNALVLHGAKDLRLVVNEYSKETRPAPAPTGNSVQVAVQATGLCGSDLHYYTHGRNGDFVVREPMCLGHESSGTVTALGGDVKSLKIGDRVALEVGLPCRKCALCQQGRYNICSAMQFRSSAKQFPHLDGTLMERTNHPADMCHLLPDNVSDAGGALIEPLAVCLHAIRRSRPPTAEQVALSKSTGEGTAALVFGAGAIGLLLASALATSEQFTSIVVADIDPSRLKIAEALGLGLKTALIPRGDPAHPPPAPDAPHAEQTAFALQNAQRVASTLTAAAVSADGDLPVPGFSRVYDCTGVPACVQAGIYASAPGGVLVQIGMGNPIQTLPVGAAALREVDIIGVFRYDGYAYPAAIALMASGKMAKVEEQVVTHRIKLADGERAFQLAGKGVDEVGKPVVKVVIES from the exons ATGACAGAGACAACCGTCAATGCGCTCGTCCTCCACGGCGCAAAGGACCTGCGCCTG GTCGTTAACGAATACTCTAAGGAAACACGCCCAGCACCCGCCCCAACCGGCAACTCCGTCCAAGTCGCCGTGCAAGCCACCGGCCTCTGCGGCTCAGACCTACACTACTATACCCACGGCCGGAATGGCGACTTCGTCGTCCGCGAGCCAATGTGTCTAGGCCACGAGTCCTCGGGCACCGTCACAGCCCTCGGAGGCGACGTCAAGAGCCTGAAGATCGGCGACCGCGTCGCGCTTGAAGTCGGTCTGCCGTGCCGCAAGTGCGCCCTCTGCCAGCAGGGCCGGTATAATATCTGCTCGGCGATGCAGTTTCGCAGCAGCGCGAAGCAGTTCCCGCACCTGGACGGCACGCTCATGGAGCGGACGAATCATCCCGCCGACATGTGCCATCTCCTGCCAGATAATGTGTCTGATGCCGGTGGGGCATTGATTGAGCCGTTGGCTGTGTGCTTGCATGCTATTCGGCGGTCGAGGCCGCCGACGGCCGAGCAGGTGGCTCTGTCGAAGAGCACGGGAGAGGGGACTGCGGCGCTGGTGTTTGGCGCGGGCGCCATCGGGCTACTCCTCGCTTCTGCGCTGGCTACATCGGAGCAGTTTACCTCTATCGTAGTGGCCGACATCGATCCCTCGCGATTGAAGATCGCAGAGGCATTGGGTCTAGGTCTGAAGACAGCGCTGATTCCTCGCGGGGATCCCGCCCACCCGCCTCCTGCGCCGGATGCGCCGCACGCAGAGCAGACCGCGTTCGCACTACAGAATGCCCAGCGCGTCGCGAGCACTCTCACTGCAGCAGCTGTCTCCGCCGACGGCGATCTTCCAGTCCCCGGCTTCAGCCGCGTCTACGACTGCACGGGCGTGCCGGCCTGCGTGCAGGCAGGCATCTACGCCTCCGCACCAGGCGGCGTCCTCGTTCAGATTGGAATGGGAAATCCCATCCAGACACTCCCCGTTGGCGCGGCGGCGCTGCGCGAGGTTGATATTATCGGCGTCTTCCGGTATGATGGGTATGCGTACCCGGCTGCGATTGCGTTGATGGCAAGTgggaagatggccaaggtggaggagcaggtcgTTACTCATCGGATTAAGCTTGCGGATGGGGAGCGTGCGTTCCAGCTTGCTGGTAAGGGGGTTGATGAGGTGGGGAAGCCAGTTGTTAAGGTTGTGATTGAGAGTTAG
- a CDS encoding uncharacterized protein (ID:PFLUO_000983-T1.cds;~source:funannotate) — protein sequence MKRFLRLNRRESEQESPSGSDTEPTHSSDSPEGILLREITAFCETSGAPQHSSTAGEEFVHLPLIVETAESSPNAAKEAAHRIRRYLSAPDKTPNHVQYNAIMLMRILADNPGHTFTRNIDAKFVSTIKTQLRQGRDWHVQHYLRQYLSTLETQRHWDQDLTELLQMWSKEKHKATQSWTDRRPMVGSYPPNPQQPQYQNYNYSPRPQAPRNVLPNPEELAARVTESRNSAKLLTQFVQSTPPTEMESNDLIKEFTDRCRNAAGVISGYMQATNPAPDDETLLTLIETNDELSVALSQQQRAALKARKARGSVSQSPNNNSARERSPQSNKNNYAVASGAIGPMSANAAPRLDNDVPSPLIDVNDAAEPAPSSRPTAPRTTSQRYEYNSDEFQVQNPFDDDYATNDSDSNHPRSTEPSGRVGIVATEQEH from the exons atgAAGCGCTTCCTACGTCTCAACCGGCGTGAGAGTGAGCAAGAGA GCCCATCTGGCTCCGACACCGAACCAACCCACTCCAGTGACTCGCCCGAGGGCATTCTCCTAAGAGAAATT ACAGCCTTTTGCGAAACCAGCGGTGCCCCGCAGCACAGCTCT ACCGCCGGAGAGGAATTCGTCCACCTGCCCCTCATCGTCGAAACTGCCGAAAGCAGTCCCAACGCCGCCAAGGAGGCCGCCCATCGCATTCGCAGGTACCTCTCCGCGCCAGACAAAACCCCGAACCACGTCCAGTACAACGCCATCATGCTCATGCGCATCCTGGCCGATAACCCGGGCCACACGTTCACGCGCAACATTGACGCCAAATTCGTGTCCACGATCAAGACCCAGCTCAGGCAAGGGCGCGACTGGCACGTGCAGCACTACCTGCGCCAATACCTGAGCACGCTGGAGACGCAGCGCCACTGGGATCAGGACCTGACGGAACTGTTGCAGATGTGGAGTAAGGAGAAGCACAAGGCTACGCAGTCATGG ACGGACCGCCGGCCGATGGTGGGATCGTATCCACCGAATCCGCAGCAACCGCAGTACCAGAATTATAATTACTCTCCGCGTCCGCAGGCACCGCGCAACGTGCTGCCAAACCCGGAGGAGCTAGCGGCTCGCGTTACCGAGTCGCGCAACTCCGCCAAGCTGCTCACGCAGTTCGTGCAGTCGACCCCGCCGACAGAGATGGAAAGCAACGACCTGATCAAGGAGTTCACGGACCGCTGCCGGAACGCTGCGGGTGTCATCTCGGGCTATATGCAGGCGACTAACCCCGCGCCGGACGATGAAACTCTCCTAACTCTGATCGAGACGAACGACGAGCTGTCCGTGGCGCTCtcacagcagcagcgcgcAGCGCTGAAAGCGCGAAAGGCCCGCGGCTCTGTCAGTCAGAGCCCCAATAATAACTCCGCCCGCGAGCGCAGCCCGCAGTCAAACAAGAACAATTATGCCGTTGCGTCCGGCGCTATTGGGCCCATGTCGGCGAATGCAGCGCCTCGCTTGGATAACGATGTGCCCTCGCCTTTGATCGATGTAAATGATGCCGCAGAGCCAGCGCCCAGCTCGCGACCAACTGCCCCCAGGACTACGAGCCAGCGGTATGAGTATAACTCGGATGAGTTCCAGGTGCAGAATCCCTTTGACGATGATTATGCTACGAATGACTCCGATTCGAATCATCCTCGTAGCACAGAGCCTAGTGGTCGTGTTGGGATTGTGGCTACTGAGCAGGAGCACTGA
- a CDS encoding uncharacterized protein (ID:PFLUO_000981-T1.cds;~source:funannotate), with protein MPSALLIGDIIHARKEWESLSSILTLKEFPSGGRQAFIQNCQAGQYDDVVAIYRSNTSNKHTGPFNSELVAVLPQSLRYICHNGAGYDNIDIAACSQRNIAVSSTPVAVNNATADVGIFLMIGALRQAYVPQAALRAGTWQGKTTLGNDPQGKVLGILGMGGIGREMAARAKAFGMKIQYHNRSQLPADLEGGATYVSFDELLANADVLSLNLALNASTRHIIGATEFGKMKDGVVIVNTARGALIDEKALVAALESGKVRSAGLDVYENEPEIEPELVSNPRVMLLPHIGTMTYETQREMEILVLDNLRLAVEKGELLTQVPEQKRQAKHLTSQKSTLEESATDSGTHHHPTKDHRLPLANSSKMVRYAAQEISATKSARARGSYLRVSFKNTRETAQAINGMKLQKALTFLENVTTKTMAVPMRRYAGSTGRTAQGKQFGVSKARWPVKSAEFLIDLLKNAEANADTKGLDTGNLVVKRIQVNQAPKGRRRTYRAHGRINPYMTNPCHIELILTEADEQVAKGPSDALKPRLSSRQRGSQIRRALTEA; from the exons ATGCCTTCCGCTCTGCTCATCGGCGACATTATACATGCGCGTAAGGAATGGGAGAgtctctcctccatcctgACGCTCAAA GAATTCCCCAGCGGCGGCAGACAAGCATTCATCCAGAACTGCCAGGCCGGCCAGTACGACGACGTCGTTGCCATCTACCGGTCCAATACGTCCAACAAG CATACTGGTCCCTTCAACTCGGAGCTAGTTGCCGTCCTCCCGCAATCCCTGCGCTACATCTGCCACAACGGCGCGGGTTATGACAACATTGACATCGCCGCCTGCTCGCAGCGCAACATTGCCGTATCCAGCACGCCCGTCGCGGTGAACAACGCCACCGCCGACGTGGGCATCTTCCTCATGATTGGCGCATTGCGACAGGCCTACGTGCCGCAGGCGGCTCTTCGCGCTG GAACCTGGCAGGGAAAGACCACATTGGGCAATGATCCCCAGGGCAAGGTGTTGGGGATTCTGGGGATGGGGGGTATTGGACGG GAAATGGCTGCGCGAGCCAAAGCATTCGGCATGAAGATCCAGTATCACAATCGCTCGCAACTGCCCGCTGATCTGGAAGGAGGCGCGACGTATGTCTCGTTCGACGAGCTGTTGGCGAATGCCGACGTGCTGAGTCTGAACCTGGCGCTGAACGCATCCACGCGCCACATTATTGGTGCAACGGAGTTCGGCAAGATGAAGGATGGCGTGGTGATCGTAAACACGGCGAGAGGAGCCTTGATTGACGAGAAGGCGCTGGTCGCGGCGCTGGAGTCGGGCAAG GTGCGCTCTGCCGGCCTGGATGTGTACGAGAATGAACCCGAGATTGAGCCTGAGTTGGTGAGTAACCCGCGCGTTATGTTGCTGCCGCACATTGGCACGATGACCTACGAGACGCAGCGGGAGATGGAAATTTTGGTGCTGGATAATCTGCggttggcggtggagaagggGGAGTTGCTCACGCAGGTACCAGAGCAGAAGCGGCAGGCCAAG CACCTGACCTCGCAAAAATCCACACTCGAAGAATCCGCGACCGACAGCGGAACCCATCACCACCCGACAAAGGaccatcgacttcctctCGCCAACTCCTCCAAGATG GTCCGTTACGCCGCCCAGGAGATCTCGGCCACGAAGAGCGCCCGCGCGCGGGGCTCGTACCTGCGTGTCAGCTTCAAGAACACCCGTGAGACCGCCCAGGCCATCAACGGCATGAAGCTGCAGAAGGCCCTCACCTTCCTCGAGAACGTCACCACCAAGACCATGGCCGTCCCCATGCGGCGGTACGCCGGCAGCACCGGTCGCACTGCTCAGG GCAAGCAGTTCGGTGTTAGCAAGGCCCGCTGGCCCGTCAAGTCCGCCGAGTTCCTCATCGATCTCCTGAAGAACGCCGAGGCCAACGCCGACACCAAGGGTCTCGACACTGGCAACCTGGTCGTCAAGCGCATCCAGGTCAACCAGGCTCCCAAGGGCCGGAGACGCACTTACCGTGCCCACGGTCGC ATCAACCCCTACATGACCAACCCCTGCCACATCGAGCTCATCCTCACTGAGGCCGATGAGCAGGTCGCCAAGGGCCCCTCGGATGCCCTCAAGCCCCGTCTGTCGTCCCGCCAGCGTGGCTCCCAGATCCGCCGTGCCCTCACCGAGGCATAG
- a CDS encoding uncharacterized protein (ID:PFLUO_000979-T1.cds;~source:funannotate), with the protein MSLNEIKGRLALITGASGGIGAACAHQLASESVHLALTYSTNLDAMNTLVETLKSTHADKQLRISTHQVDVSSAESIEAMFTEIDAQHGRRSDILVSNAGYGKRFPNVWDITLEEFDYTLNVNLRASFILVKGVVEHMKAQHWGRIVLMSSIAGQGGGINGCHYAASKGGLTGMMKNLSTRLAEFNISVNDVAPAMIGDTGMIPNAAAIPEVAASIPLQRLGTPEETANVVTMLCKTGYMTGQSLLLAGGLK; encoded by the exons ATGTCGCTCAACGAGATCAAGGGGCGTCTTGCTCTAATTACCGGTGCTTCGGGCGG AATCGGTGCCGCCTGCGCCCACCAACTCGCCTCCGAAAGCGTTCATCTAGCGCTCACCTACTCAACGAATCTAGACGCAATGAACACGCTTGTAGAGACACTCAAGTCCACCCACGCAGACAAGCAGCTCCGCATCTCCACACACCAAGTAGACGTCAGCTCCGCAGAGTCCATTGAGGCAATGTTCACAGAGATCGACGCGCAGCACGGCCGACGATCGGACATCCTGGTCTCCAACGCCGGGTACGGGAAGCGCTTCCCGAATGTGTGGGATATTACCCTCGAGGAGTTCGACTATACCCTGAACGTCAACCTGCGTGCGTCATTCATCCTTGTTAAGGGCGTCGTGGAGCATATGAAGGCTCAGCACTGGGGCCGGATTGTATTGATGTCTTCTATCGCGGGCCAAGGCGGGGGCATTAATGGGTGTC ATTACGCCGCATCAAAGGGCGGTCTTACCGGCATGATGAAGAATCTTTCTACTCGTCTTGCCGAGTTCAACATCAGCGTCAACGACGTCGCTCCCGCGATGATCGGTGACACGGGGATGATCCCCAACGCGGCCGCGATTCCTGAAGTCGCGGCCAGCATCCCGCTGCAGAGACTGGGTACACCGGAGGAAACGGCTAATGTTGTTACGATGCTGTGCAAGACCGGGTATATGACGGGGCAGAGTCTCCTGCTGGCTGGGGGACTAAAATAG